A single window of Methanobacterium sp. DNA harbors:
- a CDS encoding Mur ligase family protein: protein MKCVVIGAGNAGRPAARILNYAGHQVQITDEKLMEEFPESVQKTLHKMEEEGVDLHLGLDDPTNIEDVDAVYISPNIPKDSPIRHYLVDNELKLIINQDISKIMDNAINIDVIGVTGTLGKTSTTHIISEIFENAGYNVWTCSSLSGNLLSEVIVDGIINGDHLKSDIAVLELPHGTIRLLSELKLKVGLITNIYSDHLSEFEGSLEKYIKRKLMIIHSSEMLIASSQCRNHLNELNVLYYCSRNSGCDVSGYLEDGNIGIKYKLKGREGEFETKFNLRGYYFENSVAAATVALAYGLKEESIKKGLMNFKGIPGHLEYIGDYHGREVHFDAAFVPEGIISTLKQFSQDEKSDLIILIDNPDSTNPRDKLEIGKVLGEYAQVIIASGYNETTGILDMKSAQEVLEGAGDSDALKIATEDMVTAGEYSIKHSKPGDIILHIGPGAITNYEDLKSKMMRGIKEGCKKYS, encoded by the coding sequence ATGAAGTGTGTTGTAATAGGTGCAGGTAATGCTGGGCGACCGGCAGCCAGGATTTTAAATTATGCTGGTCACCAGGTTCAAATAACTGATGAAAAGTTAATGGAGGAATTCCCAGAGAGCGTCCAAAAAACTCTCCACAAAATGGAGGAAGAAGGCGTGGATCTTCACCTGGGACTGGATGACCCCACCAATATTGAAGATGTGGATGCAGTGTACATTTCTCCCAACATACCTAAAGATTCTCCAATCAGACATTACTTAGTTGATAATGAATTAAAATTAATTATAAATCAGGATATCTCTAAAATTATGGACAATGCCATAAATATTGATGTAATCGGCGTAACCGGGACCCTGGGAAAGACCAGCACCACCCATATCATATCTGAAATCTTTGAAAATGCCGGATACAATGTTTGGACCTGCTCATCCCTTTCAGGGAATCTGCTCAGTGAAGTGATTGTAGACGGAATCATTAATGGTGATCACCTTAAAAGTGATATTGCTGTTTTGGAATTGCCCCATGGAACAATCCGACTTCTTTCCGAGTTAAAACTGAAAGTGGGGTTAATAACCAATATCTATTCTGACCATTTATCTGAATTTGAGGGTTCCCTGGAAAAATATATCAAAAGAAAGCTCATGATCATTCATTCCAGTGAAATGCTAATAGCCAGCTCACAGTGCAGGAACCATCTCAATGAACTCAATGTATTATATTACTGCTCACGGAACAGTGGCTGTGATGTTTCCGGTTATCTTGAGGATGGGAATATTGGGATAAAATATAAATTAAAGGGACGTGAAGGAGAATTTGAAACAAAATTCAACCTCAGGGGATATTACTTTGAAAACTCTGTTGCAGCAGCGACTGTTGCTTTAGCTTATGGTCTGAAAGAAGAATCCATAAAAAAGGGTTTAATGAATTTTAAAGGAATTCCCGGACATTTAGAATACATTGGTGATTATCATGGTCGTGAAGTTCATTTTGATGCTGCTTTTGTCCCGGAAGGAATTATTTCCACTTTAAAACAGTTTTCACAGGATGAGAAATCTGATTTGATAATATTAATTGACAATCCCGACAGCACCAACCCCAGGGATAAGTTAGAAATCGGGAAAGTACTGGGAGAGTATGCTCAGGTGATCATTGCCAGTGGATATAATGAAACAACCGGTATCCTGGACATGAAATCAGCACAAGAAGTGCTGGAAGGAGCAGGAGATTCCGATGCTCTTAAAATAGCTACAGAAGACATGGTTACTGCTGGTGAGTACTCTATTAAACATTCTAAACCTGGAGATATCATTTTACATATCGGTCCTGGGGCTATAACCAATTATGAAGATTTAAAATCCAAAATGATGAGGGGAATAAAAGAAGGATGCAAAAAATATTCTTAA
- the rfbD gene encoding dTDP-4-dehydrorhamnose reductase: MKVMIIGAEGMLGHDLEDILSAEHDVSTTTIHTLDITDIDKTIDTVKNINPDVVVHAAAFTDVDGSETRADLAYQVNSLGTRNVAVACLEADSALVYICTDYVFDGTKGAPYREYDQTNPMSVYGQTKHQGEVYIRDILDKFYIVRTAWLYGYHGPNFVTTMLKLAGNHDSISVVSDQIGSPTYTVDLAKAINQLITKPAYGIYHVTNSDHCSWYEYAQSIFEYAGIEIDLKPVTTEEFGSPAPRPLYSVLENYNWKMEGFPQIRSYKEALKEYMDML, translated from the coding sequence ATGAAAGTAATGATTATAGGCGCAGAAGGAATGTTAGGGCATGATCTGGAAGATATTTTATCTGCTGAACACGATGTAAGCACAACCACCATCCACACCCTGGACATAACTGACATTGATAAGACAATTGATACTGTAAAAAACATCAATCCCGATGTGGTGGTTCATGCTGCGGCTTTCACCGATGTTGATGGAAGTGAAACCAGGGCTGACCTGGCTTACCAGGTAAATTCACTGGGAACACGGAATGTGGCAGTTGCCTGCTTGGAAGCAGACAGTGCCCTGGTTTACATATGCACTGATTATGTTTTTGACGGAACCAAAGGCGCACCCTACCGTGAATACGATCAAACCAACCCAATGAGTGTTTACGGTCAAACCAAACACCAGGGTGAAGTATACATCCGTGATATTCTGGATAAATTCTACATTGTTAGAACAGCGTGGTTATACGGATATCACGGGCCAAACTTCGTTACCACCATGCTAAAACTTGCAGGAAACCATGATAGCATATCAGTGGTCAGCGACCAGATAGGATCCCCCACTTACACGGTGGACCTGGCCAAAGCCATAAACCAGCTCATAACCAAACCAGCTTACGGTATTTATCATGTTACCAACAGTGACCATTGTTCCTGGTATGAATATGCACAGTCCATATTTGAATACGCAGGGATAGAAATTGATTTAAAACCAGTGACCACGGAAGAATTCGGCAGCCCAGCCCCACGACCCCTGTATTCTGTTCTTGAAAATTACAACTGGAAGATGGAAGGATTCCCCCAGATCCGGAGTTATAAAGAGGCTCTAAAGGAATATATGGATATGTTATAA
- a CDS encoding nascent polypeptide-associated complex protein: MLPGAGMNPKQLKQMQRSMKQMGMDMKDVKGVTEVIIKFKSKELVITNPKVNLMNFMGQDTYQISGKTKEREIETELVIPDDDVDLVATQTGVSPEEARKALEETGGDLAEAILRLS; encoded by the coding sequence ATGTTACCCGGCGCAGGTATGAACCCCAAACAACTAAAACAGATGCAAAGATCCATGAAACAAATGGGCATGGACATGAAAGATGTTAAAGGTGTCACTGAAGTAATCATTAAATTTAAAAGCAAAGAACTGGTAATCACTAATCCCAAGGTTAACCTGATGAACTTCATGGGTCAGGATACCTACCAGATATCTGGAAAAACCAAGGAAAGAGAAATCGAAACTGAACTTGTAATACCAGATGATGATGTGGACTTAGTTGCCACCCAGACCGGGGTCAGCCCGGAAGAAGCCAGGAAAGCCCTTGAAGAAACTGGTGGTGACCTGGCCGAGGCTATCTTGAGGTTAAGTTAA
- a CDS encoding metallophosphoesterase — MALIAHLSDMHVGALAFREELLLDAIDRINEMEVDATIVTGDLSDNGYYNELKQAAEYLEQFKTPLLVVPGNHDSRHLGNCCFEELIKDRYGTLQVKNHGFKVIGLDSSEPDLNYGKVGRSQQRFMEDAMKNASKEGLFKIIALHHHIIPVPRTGRERNVLSDAGDILMSLIENNADLVLSGHKHVPHTWIVHETVFATAGTVSSFKLRGKDTPSFNTINIDEEHIDILLNTANGETHPLAKYENRCR, encoded by the coding sequence ATGGCACTTATTGCCCATCTCTCTGACATGCATGTAGGGGCACTGGCGTTTCGCGAAGAACTGCTCCTGGATGCCATTGACAGAATCAACGAGATGGAAGTTGATGCCACCATTGTCACCGGTGATCTATCAGATAATGGATATTATAATGAGTTAAAACAGGCAGCAGAATACTTGGAACAATTCAAAACACCACTTTTAGTGGTGCCTGGAAACCATGACTCTCGTCATCTGGGAAACTGTTGCTTTGAAGAACTTATTAAAGATAGGTACGGTACTCTTCAAGTTAAAAATCATGGATTTAAAGTTATTGGACTGGATAGCAGTGAACCAGATCTCAACTATGGTAAGGTAGGTCGATCACAGCAGAGGTTCATGGAAGATGCCATGAAAAATGCATCAAAAGAAGGTTTATTCAAAATCATTGCATTACATCATCATATTATCCCGGTCCCCCGTACAGGCCGTGAAAGAAATGTTTTAAGTGATGCTGGTGATATATTAATGTCCCTAATTGAAAATAATGCTGATCTGGTCCTGTCAGGTCATAAGCATGTTCCCCATACATGGATAGTTCATGAAACTGTTTTCGCAACTGCTGGAACAGTTTCTTCCTTTAAACTCAGGGGGAAAGATACACCCTCCTTTAATACCATTAATATAGATGAAGAACATATAGATATCCTCTTGAACACTGCCAATGGTGAAACCCACCCTCTGGCAAAGTATGAAAACAGGTGTAGGTGA
- a CDS encoding Zc3h12a-like ribonuclease, giving the protein MQVIVDASNVAHFGKKDGKPSLSKLLKAVESLEKLGYHPILIADASLRHEIDEKEEFNKLLDEEKVHQVPAGTNADHYILNLAEEEDAKILSNDAFREFYDEFRDINSRRIPYSFKGENIVIGSSAQPKKIKNILQKISNQTLSEFEKKGYDSYKLKKNKKLSGIAVAKEAIDRISKTKDEGIDSKIEGMFMKIPLFDKVMKMVEDAERTSDFIIFVLVSPRDYRDAVRNAGNIAVTVGDRLKLDHAPLVAVRNDLFTKPGTFELNIIYSDEILEESPFDVNITINDHDYSFVKKNSRNIASTVAARLGTWKFPIVSVKPSMLMEKPGHYDINLEKGGDK; this is encoded by the coding sequence TTGCAGGTAATTGTGGATGCATCTAACGTAGCCCACTTCGGAAAAAAGGATGGAAAACCCAGTCTAAGTAAATTGCTTAAAGCAGTAGAGTCACTGGAAAAGTTAGGATACCATCCTATTCTCATCGCTGATGCATCGCTGAGACATGAAATCGATGAGAAGGAAGAATTCAATAAACTCCTTGATGAAGAAAAAGTGCACCAGGTACCCGCAGGCACCAACGCAGATCATTACATCCTGAATCTGGCTGAAGAAGAAGATGCAAAAATATTATCCAACGATGCCTTCCGTGAGTTTTACGATGAATTCAGAGACATTAACAGTCGCAGAATTCCATATAGCTTTAAGGGGGAGAACATAGTAATTGGAAGTTCTGCTCAGCCGAAAAAGATCAAAAATATCCTGCAAAAAATTTCTAACCAGACCCTATCTGAATTCGAGAAGAAAGGTTATGATTCATATAAACTGAAAAAGAACAAGAAACTTTCAGGAATTGCAGTTGCCAAGGAGGCAATTGACCGCATATCCAAGACTAAAGATGAGGGTATAGACTCCAAAATTGAAGGAATGTTCATGAAAATACCCCTGTTTGATAAGGTCATGAAGATGGTGGAAGATGCCGAGAGAACCAGTGACTTCATAATCTTTGTACTGGTCAGCCCCCGCGACTACCGCGACGCGGTGAGAAACGCTGGTAACATTGCAGTAACTGTAGGGGATCGTTTGAAATTAGATCACGCCCCACTGGTGGCGGTTCGAAATGATTTATTCACCAAACCAGGGACTTTTGAGTTGAATATTATTTACTCTGATGAAATACTGGAGGAATCACCCTTTGATGTGAACATCACCATCAATGATCACGACTACTCCTTTGTTAAGAAAAACTCCCGAAACATTGCCAGCACTGTCGCTGCACGGTTAGGAACCTGGAAGTTCCCCATAGTATCAGTAAAACCGAGCATGCTGATGGAGAAACCCGGACACTATGATATAAATCTGGAAAAGGGAGGAGACAAGTAG
- the argJ gene encoding bifunctional ornithine acetyltransferase/N-acetylglutamate synthase, whose amino-acid sequence MKKIEGGICAVEGVKAAGACEDNYGVAIIQYPESSAAAVFTRNKVQAAPIIITRESVKDGRLSAIVANSGNANCFTGQEGIEHAKLMTFQVAEGLDIPQEDVAVASTGIIGRQLPLPIISNLITDALRRLEKSPEASRNAAEAIMTTDNYPKEFAVETTLNNGKTIRIGGITKGSGMIAPNMGTMLSFITTDIEATPNELEEALQKSVEKTFNMVVVDGDESTNDIVILLSRPGQGNIDEKFQEALDYLCSELARMMAHDGEGATKYMEVEVKGAMTLNDARIAARSVVKSPLVKTALFGADPNWGRIVAAVGYSGANMNEDTISVRLEEGERFVDVVNNGEIMAFDGTEELELAESIMEREEIKITVDLAIGDFKATAYGCDLSYDYVRINSEYST is encoded by the coding sequence ATGAAAAAAATTGAAGGTGGAATATGTGCAGTGGAAGGTGTAAAGGCAGCTGGGGCCTGTGAAGATAATTATGGAGTGGCGATTATTCAGTACCCGGAGAGCAGTGCTGCAGCAGTGTTTACCCGGAATAAAGTTCAAGCTGCCCCAATCATCATCACCCGTGAATCAGTTAAAGATGGGAGACTATCAGCAATTGTTGCCAACAGTGGAAATGCCAACTGCTTCACCGGACAAGAAGGTATTGAACATGCTAAACTCATGACCTTTCAAGTGGCTGAAGGTCTGGACATCCCCCAGGAGGATGTTGCAGTTGCATCCACCGGAATTATCGGTCGCCAGCTACCATTACCCATCATCAGCAATCTCATCACCGATGCACTGCGAAGACTGGAAAAATCACCTGAAGCATCACGAAATGCTGCAGAAGCCATAATGACAACTGACAATTATCCCAAGGAATTTGCAGTTGAAACAACCCTGAATAATGGAAAAACTATTCGTATCGGTGGTATTACCAAAGGTTCAGGAATGATAGCCCCTAACATGGGGACCATGCTTTCATTCATAACCACTGACATTGAAGCCACACCCAACGAACTTGAAGAAGCATTACAGAAATCTGTGGAAAAAACATTCAACATGGTGGTTGTGGATGGTGATGAAAGTACCAATGACATAGTCATACTGTTATCCAGACCCGGACAGGGAAACATTGATGAAAAATTCCAGGAAGCACTGGATTATCTGTGCAGTGAACTGGCCAGGATGATGGCCCATGATGGCGAGGGTGCCACCAAGTACATGGAAGTGGAAGTTAAAGGGGCCATGACCTTAAATGATGCCAGAATCGCAGCCAGGTCCGTAGTGAAATCACCCCTGGTAAAAACTGCCCTTTTTGGTGCTGATCCTAATTGGGGTCGTATAGTGGCAGCAGTGGGATATTCTGGAGCCAATATGAACGAAGATACCATCAGTGTTCGTTTAGAAGAAGGGGAAAGATTTGTGGATGTTGTTAATAATGGGGAGATAATGGCATTTGATGGAACAGAAGAGCTGGAACTTGCAGAAAGTATAATGGAACGGGAAGAAATTAAAATAACCGTTGATCTGGCCATTGGAGATTTTAAAGCAACTGCCTATGGATGTGATCTTAGCTACGACTACGTACGCATCAATTCTGAATACTCCACCTGA
- a CDS encoding LL-diaminopimelate aminotransferase has translation MAVKINENYLLIKSNYIFSEINQRVEKYQNDNPDANIIRMGIGDVTRPLPKAVVGKFTEAVNEMGDAESFRGYGPEQGYDFLIEEIIKNDYTPRGINLSTNEIFVSDGAKCDTGNIQEIFDLLNTVAVTDPVYPVYVESNVMAGRTGPMEDDGRYQKLVYIPCTEENGFIPELPKTPVDLIYLCFPNNPTGTALTTEQLAQWVDYARENNSIILFDGAYEAYIQEDNIPHSIYEIEGAREVAIEFRSFSKNAGFTGTRCAYTVVPKEVMGFDSEGNPHSVNSLWNRRQTTKFNGVSYPIQVAACAVYSPEGQKEIKESIDYYMQNASIIRNSLKDLGLRVYGGVNSPYIWVKTPGDMDSWQFFDLLLDEAHIVGTPGVGFGPSGEGYLRLTAFNTLENTEKAMERISRLSI, from the coding sequence ATGGCAGTTAAAATCAATGAAAACTATCTGTTAATTAAAAGCAACTATATTTTTTCTGAAATTAACCAAAGGGTTGAAAAATACCAGAATGATAATCCCGATGCCAATATAATACGGATGGGTATTGGGGATGTAACCCGACCTTTACCTAAGGCTGTTGTCGGAAAATTCACCGAAGCAGTGAATGAAATGGGTGATGCTGAATCATTCAGGGGTTATGGTCCAGAACAGGGTTATGATTTTTTGATTGAGGAAATTATAAAAAATGATTACACCCCACGCGGAATCAATCTATCTACTAATGAAATTTTCGTCAGTGACGGTGCTAAATGCGATACTGGTAACATTCAAGAAATATTCGATCTTCTTAACACAGTTGCAGTTACTGATCCAGTTTATCCTGTTTATGTGGAGAGTAATGTTATGGCCGGGAGAACCGGGCCCATGGAAGATGATGGTCGTTACCAGAAACTAGTATACATACCCTGCACTGAAGAGAATGGATTTATCCCTGAACTTCCCAAAACACCAGTGGACCTAATTTATTTATGTTTCCCCAACAATCCTACCGGCACTGCACTAACCACAGAACAACTGGCACAGTGGGTTGATTATGCTCGTGAAAATAATTCAATTATTCTCTTTGATGGTGCTTATGAAGCTTACATTCAGGAAGACAACATACCTCACAGTATTTATGAAATTGAAGGTGCCCGTGAGGTGGCAATTGAGTTCAGGAGCTTTTCTAAAAATGCTGGTTTCACCGGTACCCGTTGTGCTTACACTGTAGTTCCTAAAGAAGTTATGGGCTTTGACAGTGAAGGTAACCCCCATTCAGTTAACAGTTTATGGAACCGGCGCCAGACCACCAAATTCAACGGTGTTTCCTATCCCATACAAGTGGCTGCCTGTGCAGTTTATTCACCAGAAGGACAAAAAGAGATCAAAGAATCCATTGACTACTATATGCAAAATGCTTCCATAATCAGGAACAGCTTAAAAGATCTTGGTTTAAGGGTTTACGGTGGAGTTAATTCACCCTACATCTGGGTTAAAACCCCGGGTGATATGGATTCCTGGCAATTCTTCGATCTTCTACTGGATGAGGCCCATATAGTTGGAACCCCTGGTGTAGGTTTCGGTCCCAGTGGTGAGGGTTATCTCAGGTTAACTGCCTTCAACACCCTGGAAAATACAGAAAAGGCCATGGAAAGAATATCCAGGTTATCCATCTGA
- a CDS encoding HEAT repeat domain-containing protein produces the protein MGYLICQECGGYYKLEKGESKEDFVSCECYGSLTYIDAIDDYLNENNKFNKDLSGDTGNESSDVKYAVDVKSDNLVQDSDSPSRTGFEGELTPKKEISESLSFPSFRESEDIPSVKNRNYYRKISSKDIKPDIKRLKLIKDVNGVIEALSYDDLEVKLEAVQALGAMGDERALKYLDKLRTEETGVLKTYAENAIFHIESKNKGLKSQNRAYYREEYYKGITITSDEKKLIDQTKKPIDQTVTTIKEKVPDKTSEIPKNSVSGVQNILDTKTRSTQKTAKLPGKTDGKEVNSKEVPKLVVPSEIVKTNISKKTTPKNDETKRITETEGTSDDGIYFIQFLGIKKTDKPLIGFIFFFTVSLGIGVLLTMGYK, from the coding sequence ATGGGATATTTGATATGTCAAGAATGTGGCGGTTATTATAAACTTGAAAAAGGCGAATCAAAAGAAGATTTCGTCTCCTGTGAATGTTATGGCTCTTTAACATACATTGATGCTATTGATGATTATTTAAATGAGAATAATAAGTTTAACAAAGATTTATCTGGAGATACAGGGAATGAGTCCAGTGATGTTAAGTATGCCGTTGATGTTAAATCTGATAATTTAGTGCAGGATTCTGATTCTCCTTCAAGGACTGGTTTTGAAGGTGAACTTACCCCAAAAAAAGAAATATCCGAATCTCTCAGTTTTCCATCTTTCAGGGAATCTGAAGATATTCCCTCTGTAAAAAATAGAAATTATTATCGGAAAATCAGTTCCAAGGATATAAAACCTGATATCAAAAGATTAAAGCTCATTAAAGATGTTAATGGTGTTATTGAAGCCCTCAGTTACGATGATCTGGAGGTTAAACTGGAAGCAGTCCAGGCACTGGGAGCTATGGGTGATGAGAGGGCTTTGAAATATTTGGATAAACTAAGAACTGAAGAAACTGGTGTCCTGAAAACTTATGCTGAAAATGCAATTTTTCACATAGAATCCAAAAATAAAGGACTCAAATCCCAAAACCGTGCATATTACCGGGAAGAGTACTATAAAGGAATTACAATAACATCTGATGAAAAAAAACTGATTGATCAAACTAAAAAACCCATTGATCAAACTGTAACCACAATTAAAGAAAAAGTACCAGATAAAACATCCGAAATTCCTAAGAATAGTGTTTCAGGGGTTCAAAATATTCTGGATACTAAAACTAGAAGTACTCAAAAAACTGCAAAGCTCCCTGGAAAAACTGATGGTAAAGAAGTTAACAGTAAAGAAGTTCCTAAATTGGTTGTGCCCTCTGAAATTGTTAAAACAAACATATCTAAAAAAACCACTCCAAAAAATGATGAAACTAAGAGAATCACTGAAACTGAAGGCACATCGGATGATGGTATCTATTTCATACAGTTTCTAGGTATTAAAAAAACAGATAAACCATTAATAGGATTTATTTTCTTTTTTACAGTATCTCTAGGAATCGGAGTGCTTCTTACCATGGGTTACAAGTAG